A single Blattabacterium sp. (Mastotermes darwiniensis) str. MADAR DNA region contains:
- the rplI gene encoding 50S ribosomal protein L9, which produces MKVILKKDVENLGFQYEELDVKPGYARNYLIPKGYAVLALPGTVKNIREILKHRHRKESFLMDKSKEIEKKLKQLTIKIKAKVGKGGKLFGSINNQEVMKALNEKGIHIEKKFIRIPGNKVIKTIGKHQASIRLHRQRELLLNFEVLPT; this is translated from the coding sequence ATGAAAGTTATTCTCAAAAAAGACGTGGAAAATTTAGGATTTCAATACGAAGAATTAGATGTTAAACCAGGTTATGCTAGAAACTATCTAATTCCTAAAGGTTATGCTGTATTAGCTCTTCCTGGTACAGTAAAGAATATTCGTGAAATATTGAAACATCGCCATAGAAAAGAAAGTTTTTTAATGGATAAATCCAAAGAAATAGAAAAAAAATTAAAACAATTAACTATAAAAATAAAAGCTAAGGTAGGAAAGGGAGGAAAACTATTCGGTTCCATTAATAATCAAGAGGTAATGAAAGCTTTAAATGAAAAAGGAATCCATATAGAGAAAAAATTTATCAGGATTCCTGGAAATAAGGTGATTAAAACAATAGGAAAACATCAGGCTAGTATACGTTTACATCGTCAACGGGAGTTACTGCTAAATTTTGAAGTATTGCCTACCTAA
- a CDS encoding Nramp family divalent metal transporter yields the protein MQKNRDPIIKGWRKENKDPSLSEVFSSVSVPQKKGIWRKFFAFTGPGLLIAVGYMDPGNWATDIAGGSKFGYMLLSVIFISNIFAIILQHLALKLGIVCERDLAQACRDHYPPFISFILWLLCEVAIAACDLAEIIGSVLALKLLLGIPITWGVLITTIDVLLILFFQYKGFRYIESVVAILIVTILICFSFEIISSKPEIFPILKGIIPNPEIIKNSHSFYISIGILGATVMPHNLYLHSSIIQTRNYPRTIEGKKMAIKYATIDSTLSLSLAFFINAAILIISAATFHKTGHTEVADIMDAHKLLTPILGSSLAGVFFALALLASGQNSTLTGTLAGQIVMEGFLHIRLKPWIRRLITRLIAIIPAMISSIVYGEKGTAELLIISQIILSIQLSFAIIPLVNFTGNPDKMGSFVNGTALKILTWLITIIVVLLNLFLLYDSLGRQYFKI from the coding sequence ATGCAAAAAAATAGGGATCCTATAATAAAAGGATGGAGAAAAGAAAATAAAGACCCTTCCCTTTCTGAGGTTTTTTCTTCGGTTTCCGTTCCTCAAAAAAAAGGAATCTGGAGAAAATTTTTTGCTTTCACTGGACCAGGACTTCTAATTGCAGTAGGATATATGGATCCAGGAAATTGGGCAACAGATATTGCTGGAGGATCTAAATTCGGATACATGCTTTTGTCCGTTATTTTTATATCCAATATTTTTGCTATTATCTTACAACATTTGGCTTTAAAATTAGGAATTGTTTGTGAACGAGATTTAGCACAAGCCTGTAGAGACCATTATCCACCATTTATTAGTTTTATATTGTGGTTATTATGCGAAGTAGCTATTGCTGCATGTGACTTAGCGGAAATCATTGGTTCTGTGTTGGCCTTAAAATTGCTTCTTGGAATTCCAATCACATGGGGAGTATTAATTACAACTATAGATGTTTTGCTCATTTTATTCTTTCAGTATAAAGGGTTCAGATATATTGAAAGTGTGGTCGCCATATTAATTGTTACAATTTTAATTTGTTTTAGTTTTGAAATTATTAGCTCTAAACCAGAAATTTTTCCTATTTTAAAAGGAATAATCCCTAATCCTGAAATAATTAAAAACTCACATTCTTTCTACATTTCTATTGGAATACTAGGAGCTACCGTAATGCCTCATAATCTTTACTTACATTCAAGTATCATACAAACAAGGAATTATCCACGCACTATTGAAGGAAAAAAAATGGCCATAAAATATGCAACTATAGATAGTACGTTATCTTTATCCTTAGCTTTCTTTATCAATGCAGCAATATTAATTATATCTGCAGCTACCTTTCATAAGACTGGACATACAGAAGTAGCGGATATTATGGATGCACATAAACTCTTAACCCCTATACTAGGATCTAGTCTAGCTGGAGTTTTTTTTGCACTAGCTTTACTAGCCTCAGGACAAAACTCTACACTTACTGGAACTTTAGCTGGACAAATTGTGATGGAAGGATTTCTTCACATACGATTAAAACCTTGGATTAGAAGATTAATAACTAGATTAATAGCTATTATTCCTGCTATGATATCCTCTATTGTTTATGGAGAAAAAGGAACTGCAGAATTACTAATAATTAGTCAAATAATTTTATCAATACAATTAAGTTTTGCGATTATTCCATTGGTAAATTTTACAGGAAATCCTGATAAAATGGGATCATTTGTTAATGGAACTGCTTTAAAAATATTAACTTGGTTGATCACTATCATCGTTGTTCTACTAAATTTATTCTTATTGTACGACTCTTTAGGTAGGCAATACTTCAAAATTTAG
- a CDS encoding HemK/PrmC family methyltransferase encodes MIYFDEFYHLFYENLQQVYPKKKELENIFFLLTTHIFKCGRTKVLLKLSRKEKIDDFIYNQLIRKLWELKKNRPIQYVIGKASFFGMDFLVNEKVFIPRPETEELVSWIIQDKMKNSEKVQIFDLGTGSGCIGITLKKKLPNSYIHAIDFSHEILLIAKKNAKFHNVKIFLRKVDILRNLISIPIKKYPVNIIVSNPPYVRISEKKFMHPNIFQYEPFKALFVPDEDPFIFYKKILSWIWKKKSFTGSVIFVYFEINQFIHLDFFIDFMKKAGFLDLEIRRDLQGNLRMIRAIKKT; translated from the coding sequence ATGATTTATTTTGATGAATTTTACCATTTATTTTATGAAAATCTTCAACAAGTATATCCAAAAAAAAAGGAGTTAGAAAATATATTTTTCTTGTTAACTACTCATATTTTTAAATGTGGAAGAACGAAAGTTCTCTTAAAATTAAGTAGAAAAGAAAAAATAGATGATTTCATCTACAACCAATTGATAAGAAAATTATGGGAATTGAAAAAAAACAGACCCATTCAGTATGTAATTGGGAAAGCCTCCTTTTTTGGGATGGATTTTCTGGTTAATGAAAAAGTTTTTATTCCAAGACCAGAAACAGAAGAACTCGTTTCATGGATCATACAGGATAAAATGAAGAATAGTGAAAAAGTTCAAATATTTGATCTTGGAACAGGAAGTGGATGTATTGGGATTACTTTAAAAAAAAAACTTCCTAACAGTTATATTCATGCCATAGATTTTTCTCATGAAATCCTTCTTATAGCGAAAAAAAATGCAAAATTTCATAACGTAAAAATTTTTTTAAGAAAAGTTGATATATTACGAAATTTGATTTCTATTCCAATAAAAAAATATCCTGTTAATATTATTGTGAGTAATCCTCCTTATGTAAGAATATCAGAAAAAAAATTCATGCATCCAAATATTTTTCAATATGAACCTTTTAAAGCTTTATTTGTTCCGGATGAAGATCCCTTCATTTTTTATAAGAAAATTCTTTCTTGGATATGGAAAAAGAAAAGTTTTACTGGATCCGTAATATTTGTTTATTTTGAGATCAACCAATTTATTCATTTAGATTTTTTTATCGATTTTATGAAAAAAGCAGGTTTTCTGGATCTAGAAATAAGAAGAGATTTACAAGGAAACTTACGAATGATTCGTGCAATAAAAAAAACATAA
- a CDS encoding bifunctional 3-deoxy-7-phosphoheptulonate synthase/chorismate mutase type II, with protein sequence MEKDILNNSIDRSWIEKLDQPITISGPCSAESEQQIKETAIRLNTSYVQVFRAGIWKPRTKPNNFEGIGKDGLQWLKNVKKNTGLMVATEIANAEHVKLALSFDIDVLWIGARSTASPFTVQEIADSLEGKEDKIVLVKNPIHPDIELWIGALERLFRKGVRKLGVIHRGFYIYKTSKYRNQPNWNLLLNFRSILPRIPVICDPSHICGNKTGIFEIAKTAYHFFKYDGWMIESHCDPDHAWSDAQQQITPEKLLEMLKKLKDSNNDDNIKSKNQKDLDSLRILIDEIDENIIALLAERMKISKKLGTLKKTYNISVLQPNRWNFILNKNLKFGKKLGISEDILEGFFNLLHKESINIQNRI encoded by the coding sequence ATGGAAAAAGATATTCTGAATAATAGTATAGACAGATCTTGGATTGAAAAATTGGATCAACCTATAACCATATCGGGGCCTTGTAGTGCAGAGAGCGAACAACAAATAAAGGAAACAGCTATAAGGTTGAATACTTCCTATGTACAGGTTTTTAGAGCAGGAATATGGAAACCTAGAACTAAACCAAATAATTTTGAAGGAATTGGAAAGGATGGACTTCAATGGCTAAAAAATGTAAAGAAAAATACAGGATTAATGGTAGCTACAGAGATAGCCAATGCAGAACATGTGAAGTTGGCGTTGTCCTTTGATATAGATGTGCTTTGGATAGGAGCAAGAAGTACTGCAAGTCCATTCACTGTTCAAGAGATAGCGGATTCTTTAGAAGGAAAAGAGGATAAAATTGTTTTGGTGAAAAACCCTATACATCCTGATATAGAATTATGGATAGGAGCTTTAGAACGTTTATTTAGAAAAGGAGTTAGAAAATTAGGGGTAATCCATCGTGGTTTTTACATTTATAAAACCTCTAAATACCGTAATCAACCTAATTGGAATCTATTATTAAATTTTAGGAGTATTCTTCCTAGAATTCCAGTGATCTGTGATCCTTCACATATTTGCGGAAATAAAACAGGTATTTTTGAAATAGCGAAAACAGCTTATCACTTCTTTAAATATGATGGATGGATGATAGAAAGTCATTGTGATCCGGATCATGCTTGGAGTGATGCTCAACAACAAATCACTCCGGAAAAACTTTTGGAAATGTTAAAAAAGTTGAAAGATTCCAATAATGATGATAATATAAAATCTAAAAATCAAAAGGATTTAGATTCTTTAAGAATATTAATTGATGAAATAGATGAAAATATTATTGCTCTTCTAGCAGAAAGAATGAAAATTTCCAAAAAATTAGGGACTTTAAAGAAAACATACAATATATCTGTTTTACAACCAAATAGATGGAATTTTATTTTGAATAAAAATCTAAAATTTGGTAAAAAATTAGGAATTTCGGAAGATATCCTTGAAGGATTTTTCAACCTATTGCATAAAGAATCTATTAATATTCAAAATAGGATATAG
- the rpsR gene encoding 30S ribosomal protein S18, whose protein sequence is MTIINYKDPNNTKQGTDSDLRYLSPLKIETKLEKKYCYFKQRNIKYIDYKDPVFLIKFLNAQGKILPRRITGTLQKNQNKLNSAIKRCRQIGLLPFVTDDLR, encoded by the coding sequence ATGACAATAATAAATTATAAGGATCCAAACAATACAAAACAAGGGACTGATAGCGATTTGAGATACTTGTCTCCTCTTAAAATAGAAACAAAATTAGAAAAAAAATATTGTTATTTTAAACAAAGGAATATTAAGTATATAGATTATAAGGATCCTGTATTTTTAATAAAATTTCTGAATGCACAAGGTAAAATTTTACCACGTCGTATTACGGGTACTTTACAAAAAAATCAAAACAAATTAAATTCTGCTATAAAGAGATGCAGACAAATTGGTCTTTTACCTTTTGTTACCGATGATTTAAGATAA
- a CDS encoding pyridoxal phosphate-dependent aminotransferase — MILVAKRIHKISEYFFSEKMRYIQNLENKGIEVINLGIGNPDLLPPNGVIHKMKKASEIKEANTYQSSIGIESLRKAISDWYGKTYKVNVDHEKEVLPLMGSKEGIMYISLSYLDKGNQVLIPNPGYPIYSSISKLLGSEIIYYDLHDREDWSPNIKFLEKKNLSNVKIMWINYPHMPTGATLTFEKLEEIVFFAKRNRILLVHDTPYSFLLNNQRPLSVFNVKGAKEFSLELNSLSKSYNMAGWRVGMIIGKKEFIKNIIKVKSLMDSGMYYPIQMGAIEAMNQNSEWFKKLNIEYFKRKRIIWEICDRLYLEYRRKSSGIFVWARITDFDKNDREWSDKILKDYHIFITPGSIFGDNGKGYVRLSMCCPVKVLEKAKNRIFS; from the coding sequence ATGATTTTAGTAGCAAAAAGGATACATAAAATATCGGAATATTTTTTTTCCGAAAAGATGAGATACATTCAAAATCTTGAGAATAAGGGAATAGAAGTCATTAATTTAGGAATTGGAAATCCAGATCTTCTTCCTCCAAATGGAGTTATTCATAAAATGAAAAAAGCCTCAGAAATAAAAGAAGCTAACACTTATCAAAGTTCTATTGGGATAGAAAGTTTACGTAAGGCAATTTCTGATTGGTATGGAAAGACTTATAAAGTGAATGTGGATCATGAAAAAGAAGTTTTGCCTTTAATGGGATCTAAGGAAGGAATTATGTATATTAGCCTATCTTATTTAGACAAAGGAAATCAAGTTTTGATTCCCAATCCTGGGTATCCTATTTATTCTTCTATATCCAAACTTTTAGGATCTGAGATTATTTATTATGATCTTCATGATAGGGAGGATTGGAGTCCAAACATAAAATTTTTGGAGAAGAAAAATCTATCTAATGTGAAGATTATGTGGATCAATTATCCTCATATGCCTACAGGTGCAACTCTAACTTTTGAAAAGTTAGAAGAAATCGTCTTCTTTGCCAAAAGGAATCGTATTTTACTCGTTCACGATACCCCTTATAGTTTCCTATTGAATAACCAACGGCCTTTGAGTGTTTTTAATGTTAAAGGAGCTAAAGAGTTTTCTTTAGAATTAAATTCTTTAAGCAAAAGTTATAATATGGCTGGATGGCGTGTTGGAATGATAATAGGAAAAAAAGAATTTATTAAAAATATTATAAAAGTAAAAAGTCTAATGGATTCTGGAATGTATTATCCCATACAGATGGGTGCTATAGAAGCCATGAATCAAAATTCAGAATGGTTTAAAAAACTCAATATAGAATATTTTAAACGTAAAAGAATTATATGGGAGATATGTGATCGTCTATATTTGGAATATAGAAGAAAAAGTTCCGGAATATTTGTTTGGGCTAGAATTACAGATTTTGATAAAAATGATCGTGAATGGTCCGATAAAATTCTAAAAGATTATCACATATTTATTACACCTGGAAGTATCTTTGGGGATAATGGAAAAGGATATGTAAGATTGTCCATGTGTTGTCCTGTAAAAGTTTTGGAAAAAGCGAAAAATAGAATTTTTTCATGA
- the rpsF gene encoding 30S ribosomal protein S6 — protein MLNHYENIMIITPILSDDQAKKTAKEYENYLIKQNGKIVYQEHWGLKKLAYPIQKKKSGCYHLFEFLFHSHLVSDLDFKLRQDERILRFLTVKLDKYGIKYAEKRRDKLLKNDNNKL, from the coding sequence ATGCTTAACCATTATGAAAATATTATGATAATAACTCCTATTTTATCGGATGATCAAGCAAAAAAGACTGCAAAGGAATATGAAAATTATCTGATCAAACAAAATGGAAAAATTGTTTATCAGGAACATTGGGGATTAAAAAAATTAGCTTATCCGATTCAAAAGAAAAAAAGTGGTTGTTATCATTTGTTTGAATTTTTATTCCATTCTCACTTAGTATCTGATTTAGATTTTAAATTGAGACAAGATGAACGTATTTTACGTTTCCTCACTGTAAAGTTAGATAAATATGGGATAAAATATGCAGAAAAAAGAAGAGATAAATTATTGAAAAATGACAATAATAAATTATAA
- a CDS encoding prephenate dehydratase, whose protein sequence is MKKIAIQGGKGCFHHAAVSRYFEGCNYKLMECSSFREIAYSVAKSNVDIGFMAIENTIAGSILTNYSLLSEYNLRIVGEVFMPIQHHLMAFPGQKLEDIKEIYSHPMAILQCESFIESHPDIRTYKYSNTAYAAKYILNINKKGLAAIASEKAANEYGLEIIARNIQTLKSNFTRFFVIKNFSKKYKKENDFDKASLSLKITTGSISKVLSLIYSLLFHLGIKMTKIQYIIENPWKYSFYVDILFNSIINYERMKERIQKIPCIHKLSIMGEYKNGRILS, encoded by the coding sequence ATGAAAAAAATAGCTATACAAGGGGGTAAGGGGTGTTTTCATCATGCTGCTGTTTCCAGATATTTTGAAGGATGTAATTACAAATTGATGGAATGTTCTTCCTTTAGAGAAATAGCCTATTCCGTAGCTAAATCCAATGTAGATATTGGGTTTATGGCTATAGAGAACACCATAGCTGGGTCTATATTAACTAACTACAGTCTTTTATCTGAATACAACTTAAGAATAGTGGGAGAAGTTTTTATGCCTATACAACATCATTTAATGGCTTTTCCTGGACAAAAACTAGAAGACATAAAAGAAATTTATTCTCATCCAATGGCTATTTTGCAATGTGAATCATTCATAGAGTCACATCCTGATATCAGGACATACAAATATTCTAACACAGCTTATGCCGCTAAATATATTTTAAATATAAATAAGAAAGGATTAGCTGCTATAGCATCAGAAAAAGCTGCTAATGAATATGGGTTAGAAATTATTGCTAGGAATATACAAACCCTTAAAAGTAATTTTACCAGATTTTTTGTTATTAAAAATTTTTCTAAAAAATATAAAAAAGAAAATGATTTTGATAAAGCTTCACTCAGCTTAAAAATTACTACCGGAAGCATATCTAAAGTATTGAGTCTTATATATAGTCTTCTATTTCATCTTGGAATCAAGATGACTAAGATACAATACATCATAGAAAATCCATGGAAATATTCATTTTATGTGGATATTCTATTCAATAGTATAATAAATTATGAGAGGATGAAAGAACGTATACAAAAAATACCCTGTATTCATAAACTTTCTATTATGGGAGAATATAAAAATGGAAGAATATTATCTTGA
- the mnmE gene encoding tRNA uridine-5-carboxymethylaminomethyl(34) synthesis GTPase MnmE, whose translation MLDDDTIVALATPPGSSAISVIRISGKNSISTIGNIFISVQSGKKLEDQSTHTIHLGYIVDDKKKDLLDQVLVSIFKSPLSYTGEDMIEISCHGSYYIQQQILQLLIRKGLRLARPGEFTFRAFSNNKIDLSQAEAIADLIFSENKAYHEISLKQIKGTLTNTIKNLRKKLLDFASLLELELDFSEENVVLVKRSELFSFLKYLEETLKDLIESFSLGNAIKRGIYVSIIGETNVGKSTLFNHVIKENRSIISHIEGTTRDSIEGELILNGIHFHFVDTAGIRETKDPIEMMGIQKTMEKIKDSQAILYLFDASIKDRKKQKKIVNEIKIIHEKYPLQKILVIANKSDISSFIDHYNLKSKVTYFFEISAKNHHGIKSMLYTLSNLFIEKIKEKNIIVTQNRHYEAFKKSLKEVLMAHKALNQGRPEDLVAIHIKGALHYLGEITGEITNEEVLKNIFSKFCIGK comes from the coding sequence ATGCTAGACGATGATACTATTGTTGCTTTGGCCACCCCTCCTGGATCCAGTGCCATTTCTGTCATTCGTATTTCTGGAAAAAATTCTATATCTACTATTGGGAACATTTTTATTTCTGTTCAGTCTGGAAAAAAATTGGAAGATCAATCTACGCATACGATTCATCTAGGGTATATTGTAGATGATAAAAAAAAGGATTTGTTGGATCAAGTTCTAGTATCTATATTTAAATCTCCTCTTTCTTATACAGGAGAAGATATGATAGAGATTTCTTGTCATGGATCTTATTATATCCAACAACAGATATTGCAATTACTAATCAGAAAAGGATTACGTTTAGCCCGTCCTGGAGAATTTACATTTCGTGCATTTTCAAATAATAAAATAGATTTATCACAAGCGGAAGCTATAGCAGATCTCATATTTTCGGAAAATAAAGCCTATCATGAAATATCTCTGAAACAAATAAAAGGAACTTTGACTAATACCATTAAAAATTTACGAAAAAAATTATTGGATTTCGCTTCTTTACTAGAACTTGAGCTTGATTTTTCTGAAGAAAATGTGGTTCTTGTCAAAAGATCAGAGCTTTTTTCTTTTTTAAAGTATTTGGAAGAAACATTAAAAGATTTAATTGAATCCTTTTCGTTAGGAAATGCCATAAAAAGAGGAATTTATGTATCCATTATTGGAGAAACCAATGTAGGTAAATCTACGTTATTCAATCACGTGATTAAGGAAAACCGTTCTATTATATCTCACATAGAAGGTACTACCAGGGATAGCATAGAAGGAGAATTGATTCTGAATGGAATTCATTTCCATTTTGTGGATACAGCAGGAATTAGAGAAACCAAAGATCCCATAGAAATGATGGGAATTCAAAAAACAATGGAAAAAATAAAAGATTCCCAAGCAATTTTATACCTTTTTGACGCTTCCATCAAGGATAGAAAAAAACAGAAAAAAATTGTTAACGAAATTAAAATTATACACGAAAAGTATCCACTTCAAAAAATTTTAGTGATTGCTAATAAATCGGATATTTCCTCTTTTATAGATCACTACAACCTAAAATCAAAGGTTACTTATTTTTTTGAAATTTCTGCAAAAAATCATCACGGAATAAAAAGCATGCTCTATACTTTAAGTAATTTATTCATTGAAAAAATAAAAGAAAAAAATATTATTGTGACTCAAAATAGACATTATGAAGCTTTTAAAAAATCCTTAAAAGAGGTATTAATGGCCCATAAAGCTTTAAATCAAGGACGTCCAGAAGATTTAGTTGCTATACATATCAAAGGAGCTTTACATTATTTAGGAGAGATAACAGGGGAAATAACCAATGAAGAAGTACTAAAAAATATATTCTCAAAATTTTGTATTGGAAAATAA
- a CDS encoding prephenate dehydrogenase — protein sequence MNIGIIGLGLIGGSISLGLRKSNFGDKFIGTDYNKENALHAVKLGIVDEIIPLQDLILQSSVIILSIPVDGIEKILPSILHKIRSDTVILDTGSTKYEICNSVYSHPKRSRFVATHPIAGIEKSGPIFANSDLFYKKNCIFCDSELSDPDAISIAEKIYSVMDMRMIYLTSQEHDFYISYISHLPHVVSFSLASTVLKRFKEEEIFNSMKGSGLDSTTRLAKSKPETWLPIFISNRNNLIQAVDIYIDHLKRFRKYLKNKEFHKIDRYIKKANDIKEKICIN from the coding sequence ATGAATATTGGAATTATAGGATTAGGTTTAATCGGGGGATCTATTAGTTTGGGTTTAAGAAAATCCAATTTTGGAGATAAATTTATAGGGACCGACTATAATAAGGAAAATGCTTTACATGCGGTGAAACTTGGAATTGTCGATGAAATAATTCCTTTACAGGATCTTATTTTGCAATCTTCCGTTATTATTTTATCTATTCCTGTAGATGGAATAGAGAAAATACTTCCAAGTATCCTTCACAAAATTCGTAGTGATACAGTAATTTTAGATACTGGATCCACTAAGTATGAAATTTGTAATAGTGTCTATTCTCATCCAAAAAGAAGTCGTTTTGTGGCTACACATCCTATTGCAGGTATTGAAAAATCTGGACCTATTTTTGCGAATTCAGATCTTTTTTATAAAAAAAATTGTATTTTTTGTGACTCTGAATTGAGTGATCCAGATGCGATATCTATAGCAGAAAAAATTTATTCTGTAATGGATATGCGTATGATTTATCTCACATCCCAAGAACATGATTTTTATATTTCTTATATCTCTCATTTACCTCATGTTGTCTCCTTTTCTTTAGCTTCAACAGTTCTAAAAAGATTTAAAGAAGAAGAAATTTTTAATAGTATGAAGGGAAGTGGATTAGATTCTACTACACGTTTAGCGAAAAGTAAGCCTGAAACGTGGCTTCCTATTTTTATTTCTAATAGGAACAATCTGATTCAAGCTGTAGATATTTATATTGATCACTTGAAAAGATTTCGTAAATATTTAAAAAATAAAGAATTTCATAAAATTGATCGATATATAAAAAAAGCAAACGATATAAAAGAAAAAATATGTATAAATTAA
- the gltX gene encoding glutamate--tRNA ligase — protein sequence MSCVRVRFAPSPTGPLHLGGIRTALYNYLFAKKHGGTFILRMEDTDRKRFVPNSESYILETLKWCKIEPDEGVGYGGLYLPYYQSQRGEIYRFYLSKLLEEGHAYYAFDTDQELKSRRKEYSDRGLTFSYNASMRIHLKNSLNMTKKQLDYQLNSGSSYVVRFKIKPGEKLKIHDMIRGTILVNTDHLDDKILLKSNGEATYHLANTIDDYLMKITHVIRGEEWLPSMSLHILLYRAFGWNPPRFAHLPLILRNDGKGKISKRNADSFDFPIFPLKWVVPETKKTIQGYRELGYFPEAFVNMLALLGWNPGMKKEIFSLQELKDSFSLENINKSGMVFNLKKANWFNKQYLKKKKEELLSFLYRKLQNRSLFYEKDYLWKVIHLTIDRIHFIHEIWEHSFYFFVSPSSYESSFFNKICHKNTIVQLEICKNLLSDIHPFTSENLRFLFETKIQNKCKIMQLFRFSLVGSLKGSDLFIILEMLGKKESIQRIENIMKEIKEKIF from the coding sequence ATGTCATGTGTAAGAGTTCGTTTTGCTCCTAGTCCTACAGGTCCATTACATTTAGGTGGAATAAGAACCGCTTTATACAATTATCTTTTTGCTAAAAAACATGGAGGGACTTTTATTCTAAGAATGGAAGACACTGACCGAAAAAGATTTGTTCCTAATTCTGAGTCGTATATTTTGGAAACATTAAAATGGTGTAAAATAGAACCTGATGAAGGAGTTGGTTATGGTGGACTTTACCTTCCTTATTATCAATCTCAACGTGGAGAAATTTATCGTTTCTATCTTTCTAAATTGTTAGAGGAAGGACATGCTTATTATGCATTTGACACAGATCAGGAACTTAAGAGTAGAAGGAAGGAGTATTCCGATCGTGGATTAACTTTTTCTTATAATGCGAGTATGCGAATACACCTTAAAAATTCCTTAAACATGACAAAAAAACAATTGGATTACCAGTTAAATTCTGGATCTTCTTATGTGGTTCGATTTAAAATTAAACCTGGAGAAAAATTGAAAATTCATGATATGATACGTGGAACTATTCTAGTCAATACAGATCACTTAGACGATAAAATATTGTTAAAATCTAATGGGGAGGCTACCTATCATTTAGCTAATACTATAGACGATTATTTGATGAAAATAACTCATGTCATCAGAGGAGAAGAATGGTTACCCTCCATGTCTTTACACATATTATTATATCGTGCTTTTGGTTGGAATCCTCCTAGGTTTGCACATTTACCTTTAATATTAAGAAATGATGGAAAAGGAAAAATCAGCAAACGAAATGCAGATAGTTTTGATTTTCCTATATTTCCTTTGAAATGGGTAGTTCCAGAAACTAAAAAAACTATACAAGGATATAGAGAACTAGGTTATTTTCCAGAAGCTTTTGTTAATATGTTAGCTTTATTAGGATGGAATCCTGGAATGAAAAAAGAAATTTTTTCTTTACAAGAATTAAAAGATTCTTTTTCTTTAGAAAACATCAATAAATCTGGAATGGTTTTTAACTTAAAAAAGGCCAATTGGTTCAATAAACAATATTTAAAAAAAAAAAAAGAGGAATTGCTTTCATTTCTTTACAGAAAACTGCAAAATCGTTCTCTTTTCTATGAAAAAGATTATTTATGGAAAGTCATCCATCTAACAATAGATAGAATTCATTTCATTCATGAAATTTGGGAACATTCCTTTTATTTTTTTGTTTCTCCTAGTTCTTATGAATCCAGTTTTTTTAATAAAATTTGTCATAAAAATACTATTGTTCAATTAGAAATTTGTAAAAATTTATTATCCGATATTCATCCATTTACATCTGAAAATTTGAGATTTTTGTTTGAAACAAAAATTCAAAATAAATGTAAGATAATGCAACTATTTCGCTTTTCTTTAGTAGGTTCCCTAAAAGGATCCGACCTTTTCATTATTTTGGAAATGCTAGGAAAAAAAGAAAGTATACAACGTATAGAGAATATAATGAAGGAAATAAAAGAAAAAATTTTTTGA